A region of Phaeodactylum tricornutum CCAP 1055/1 chromosome 14, whole genome shotgun sequence DNA encodes the following proteins:
- a CDS encoding predicted protein, producing the protein MGANIGTSVTNTIVAIGQMGDGDQLERAFAGATVHDMFNFLSVAVLLPVEVITGYLYHLTKAMVKNASTEKGDKWEGPVKVLVAPIGSKIIIANKDIIKAIAQNKGSCDEGDGFYPMNCTEDSYSGCGKSFGLISCDKKSGDCPAFFQSDASAKDDKVSGGVVFFISIVILFTCLAGLVTVLQKMLLGMSSRIVYKATNINGYLAIVIGAGITMVVQSSSITTSTLTPLVGMGALRLEQMLPLTLGANIGTTMTAILSALVTEGTGSLQVALAHLFFNLTGIAIWYPLPFMRNVPLEAARKLGRTTRIWRGFPFLYIAVMFFLIPLLLLGLSSLFEDGSKGFTVLGSFLTIILGLGILYVMYWCRYKEGREKCSSCMAEREKKRVIMKELPDDMIYLKEHMKRLIEHTGLPIVEEEDAEAGKEIDEGDSDEVEA; encoded by the coding sequence ATGGGAGCGAATATTGGTACTTCAGTCACCAACACTATTGTCGCCATCGGACAGATGGGCGATGGGGATCAGCTCGAACGTGCGTTTGCTGGTGCCACCGTCCACGATATGTTTAACTTTTTGTCGGTGGCCGTACTCCTTCCTGTAGAAGTCATTACTGGATACCTCTACCACTTGACTAAGGCAATGGTCAAGAATGCATCCACTGAGAAAGGAGATAAATGGGAAGGTCCCGTCAAGGTACTTGTTGCTCCTATCGGTTCGAAGATTATCATCGCGAATAAGGATATTATCAAGGCAATTGCCCAGAATAAAGGCAGCTGTGATGAGGGCGACGGCTTCTACCCCATGAACTGTACCGAGGACAGCTATTCTGGCTGCGGCAAGTCATTTGGTCTTATAAGTTGTGACAAGAAGTCTGGAGACTGTCCTGCTTTCTTCCAGTCTGATGCGTCTGCCAAGGATGACAAGGTCTCCGGAGGTGTCGTCTTTTTCATTTCTATTGTCATTCTTTTCACTTGTCTTGCCGGTCTTGTGACTGTCCTCCAGAAAATGTTGCTCGGTATGTCTTCTCGTATTGTCTACAAGGCAACAAACATTAACGGATACCTTGCCATTGTGATTGGTGCTGGTATCACCATGGTAGTacagtcttcttccattacGACCTCTACGTTGACTCCTTTGGTTGGTATGGGAGCTCTCCGTCTTGAACAGATGTTACCCCTTACTCTCGGCGCTAATATTGGAACAACAATGACTGCCATCTTGTCAGCACTTGTCACAGAAGGAACTGGATCTCTCCAGGTTGCACTAGCTCATTTGTTCTTCAACTTGACTGGTATTGCCATCTGGTATCCCCTTCCTTTTATGCGCAACGTTCCGCTTGAAGCTGCTCGTAAACTTGGGCGGACAACACGAATCTGGCGTggctttccttttctttaTATTGCCGTGATGTTCTTTCTTATTCCGCTGCTTTTGCTTGGTCTCTCTTCTCTCTTTGAGGATGGCAGTAAGGGTTTCACTGTTCTTGGATCATTTCTCACTATTATCCTTGGCCTTGGAATCCTGTACGTCATGTACTGGTGTCGTTACAAGGAGGGCCGGGAGAAATGCTCAAGTTGCATGGCCGAGCGTGAGAAGAAGCGCGTCATTATGAAGGAGCTTCCTGACGACATGATTTACCTCAAGGAACACATGAAACGCCTCATTGAGCACACTGGTCTTCCAATtgtggaagaggaagacgcTGAAGCTGGCAAAGAGATTGACGAAGGTGATTCCGATGAGGTAGAGGCCTAG
- a CDS encoding predicted protein: MSNAQFFCARNQHHYPKPKDWLTNRNYEQNDVEAMEVDKATEAKSRKDRPTGSIHFGDTDFDVDEQVGDATWAEVCNACCVHSGQEWAMIALGIFLVCFFLYFFLLGLDLLGNGAKVMCGCTAGELFGDDTNPIAGLMVGILATVLLQSSSTTTSIVVSLVGSAVSVRQGIYMIMGANIGTSVTNTIVAMGQMGDGDQLERAFAGATVHDMFNFLSVAILLPVEVITGYLYRLTKAMVKNVNLEDGDSWDGPIKKMVDPLTDKIIISNSKIIKSVALGEATCDVGGGFYPMNCTEDTYLGCGKAFGLISCSKTSGDCPAFFQGDASAKDDKVSGGVVFFIAIVILFVCLAGLVTVLQKLLLGMSTRVVYKATDINGYLAIAIGAGLTMIVQSSSITTSALTPLVGMGALRLEQMLPLTLGANIGTTLTAILSALVSASKDSLQVALAHLFFNLTGILIWYPVPFMRHVPLEAARRLGKLTRVWRGFPIVYIAVMFFLIPLLLLGLSSLFDDGSKGFTVLGSFLTILLFLVIIYTVYWCRYKDGQQKCANCMAEREKKRVVIKELPEDMAYLKEHMKRLIEHTGLPEDEDVPAKDESPDTSDAEVDA, translated from the exons ATGTCCAACGCACAATTCTTCTGTGCCCGAAATCAGCATCATTATCCCAAACCAAAAGATTGGCTGACGAATCGTAACTATG AACAGAACGACGTTGAGGCGATGGAGGTCGACAAAGCCACTGAGGCTAAATCTCGCAAGGATCGTCCTACTGGATCAATCCATTTCGGCGACACCGACTTTGACGTTGACGAGCAAGTTGGGGACGCTACATGGGCCGAGGTATGCAACGCCTGTTGTGTCCACTCCGGACAGGAATGGGCAATGATCGCTCTTGGAATCTTCCTGGTTTGCTTCTTCCTCTACTTCTTCCTGTTGGGTCTTGACCTGCTTGGAAATGGTGCAAAGGTCATGTGTGGATGCACTGCCGGAGAGTTGTTCGGCGACGACACGAATCCCATCGCTGGTCTAATGGTTGGTATTCTTGCGACTGTATTGCTTCAGTCGTCTTCAACAACTACCTCGATTGTTGTGTCTTTGGTCGGATCCGCTGTCTCCGTCCGCCAAGGAATTTACATGATCATGGGAGCGAATATTGGTACTTCAGTCACCAACACAATCGTCGCTATGGGCCAAATGGGCGATGGGGATCAGCTCGAGCGTGCTTTCGCTGGTGCCACCGTCCACGATATGTTTAATTTCTTGTCAGTGGCCATACTTCTTCCTGTAGAAGTCATCACAGGATACCTCTATCGGCTTACTAAGGCTATGGTCAAGAATGTCAATCTCGAAGACGGTGATAGCTGGGACGGTCCTATTAAAAAGATGGTTGATCCTCTGACCGATAAGATCATCATTTCCAACAGCAAGATTATCAAATCTGTGGCTTTGGGTGAAGCGACCTGTGATGTGGGTGGTGGATTTTACCCTATGAACTGTACAGAAGACACATACTTGGGTTGTGGCAAGGCATTTGGACTCATTTCGTGCAGTAAGACGAGCGGCGATTGCCCTGCTTTCTTTCAAGGTGATGCTTCCGCAAAAGATGACAAGGTCTCTGGGGGTGTTGTCTTTTTCATTGCTATTGTCATCCTGTTTGTATGCCTTGCCGGGCTTGTTACTGTTCTTCAGAAGTTGCTGCTTGGAATGTCCACTCGCGTTGTCTACAAAGCCACTGACATTAACGGATATCTTGCGATTGCTATTGGCGCTGGTCTCACTATGATTGTGCAGTCCTCCTCCATTACTACGTCCGCTTTGACTCCGTTGGTTGGTATGGGAGCGCTTCGTCTTGAGCAAATGTTACCTCTTACACTTGGTGCCAATATTGGTACAACGCTGACTGCCATTTTGTCTGCCCTTGTGTCTGCAAGCAAGGATTCGCTCCAGGTTGCCCTTGCCCACTTGTTCTTCAACTTGACTGGAATCCTCATCTGGTACCCGGTGCCTTTCATGCGTCATGTCCCTCTCGAGGCAGCTCGTAGACTTGGAAAATTGACTCGAGTCTGGCGTGGTTTCCCCATTGTTTACATTGCGGTGATGTTTTTTCTCATTCCGCTTCTTCTGCTCGGCCTGTCGTCTCTTTTCGATGATGGCAGCAAGGGTTTCACTGTCCTGGGATCCTTCCTTACCATCCTTCTGTTCCTTGTCATCATTTACACTGTCTACTGGTGCCGTTACAAGGACGGTCAGCAGAAGTGCGCAAACTGCATGGCGGAGCGTGAGAAGAAGCGCGTTGTGATTAAAGAGCTCCCTGAGGATATGGCGTACCTGAAGGAGCACATGAAGCGCCTCATTGAACACACTGGACTCcccgaagacgaagatgttCCGGCCAAGGATGAATCTCCTGATACTTCGGATGCTGAGGTTGATGCCTAA
- a CDS encoding predicted protein, with protein MRKWRRVYASLCVAVATTVVLSALSRDVRSTLMPFYNETQKTSLLFDDSSDRVGHFDGLFSDARAYQNIEESNQHRQKYEAKCADESSTQEEIVEILGSWYRPSLDGEVATQQSKLPVEPCRFTFLDFGANVGDSMGKLVDAGIPPCSKKGILAPRIDLEHGFLQPLQKGKGFRKLITWIRTQMEEVSRQLSGPVQPENYCYFGIEGNPIFTNHLNRLQQRLMLTSPRPLRRVHFFTETVGAAKDETTVLFLDTVNEKENFWGSSTLSGHRDVQSSLLSGNDKREVSVQGFTLTRLLHETVKMMPGAHVMVKMDIEGAEYALLNEAFDSGALCNTTARAVRVDIIVEVHGEIQKQS; from the exons ATGAGAAAATGGAGACGGGTTTATGCATCCTTGTGCGTCGCGGTAGCTACTACGGTGGTGCTTTCCGCTCTCTCTAGGGATGTCCGCTCGACCCTCATGCCGTTCTACAATGAAACCCAGAAGACGTCGCTACTTTTTGATGACAGCAGTGATCGCGTTGGGCATTTCGATGGGCTATTTTCGGATGCCCGGGCTTATCAAAACATTGAGGAGTCAAATCAACACAGACAAAAATATGAAGCGAAGTGCGCAGACGAAAGCTCAACCCAAGAGGAGATAGTTGAAATTTTGGGTAGTTGGTATAGGCCAAGTCTTGATGGAGAAGTCGCAACTCAACAGTCCAAGCTGCCGGTTGAACCGTGCCGGTTTACCTTTCTAGATTTTGGCGCCAATGTTGGAGATTCGATGGGCAAACTAGTGGACGCTGGCATTCCACCTTGTTCGAAGAAAGGCATTTTAGCTCCACGAATAGATCTGGAACATGGATTTCTACAACCTCTTCAAAAGGGAAAGGGTTTTAGAAAACTCATCACCTGGATACGTACTCAAATGGAGGAGGTGAGCCGGCAACTTTCGGGCCCGGTTCAACCAGAGAATTATTGTTACTTTGGTATCGAGGGAAATCCAATCTTTACAAATCATCTCAATAGATTACAGCAACGTCTCATGCTTACTTCGCCGAGACCACTTCGAAGAGTCCACTTCTTCACCGAGACGGTGGGCGCTGCAAAAGACGAGACTACGGTTCTGTTCTTGGACACAGTCAATGAGAAAGAGAATTTTTGGGGTTCGTCTACACTCTCTGGACATAGGGATGTTCAAAGCTCCCTCTTGAGTGGGAATGACAAGCGTGAGGTGTCTGTGCAAGGTTTCACTTTGACTCGCCTTCTTCACGAAACAGTCAAGATGATGCCTGGTGCACATGTTATGGTGAAAATGGATATAGAGGGTGCCGAGTATGCATTGCTCAATGAAGCATTTGACTCGGGTGCACTGTGCAACACGACTGCTCGTGCTGTCAGGGTCGATATAATTGTTGAAGTTCACGGCGAG ATTCAGAAGCAAAGTTAA
- a CDS encoding predicted protein yields the protein MTAGTTSSVAPLSIATSTGGTRWSGLETSGMKEARCSLLLQEEETFDSKIKALPSQRVMVYQDKGFNPAASSSDLENYFVNFQGATILQLEPQLQASHMNATNSGGARSGTVTSTMPVTMTLGGRCVLTPENYQDFRVMMRTKTQSQEMNIAPNGNFDWPDVSALLCCPVCGRKAPIPQPGERVPHEYWMVFYPLLQITVLKGSQLTLGTRTICRMTCLECMDDLLEGLTLTIQPGKTKTASNNSGLRSTRLCFTLPALDVLAEAGSASFLEDGPPRPDTHPHVDDILDAWTLYNLWEHSGAWEALQNDYRLVLSRSMQTGSRANSTNGAPHAADVRPNSRRISSESPPPTFGREKVATVTPEPRLKERMGKPCGNRACSKVHGQRDAQDGEIVRLAIKCRDCLGEFYCSKSCRAVYKSLHAEECVRKQKDREERRQRKAKKVECDTCRAKFPYTKMKKCSRCRQVTYCSVECQKSDWNNRHRFQCQSTAR from the coding sequence ATGACTGCGGGGACGACCAGCAGCGTTGCCCCGTTGTCCATCGCGACCAGTACGGGAGGCACTCGATGGTCCGGACTAGAAACGTCAGGAATGAAGGAAGCTCGTTGCAGTCTACTCTtgcaggaagaagaaaccttCGATTCCAAGATCAAAGCTTTGCCTTCCCAACGGGTCATGGTTTACCAAGACAAGGGATTCAACCCCGCTGCCAGCTCGTCTGATTTGGAAAACTACTTTGTCAATTTCCAAGGCGCTACCATACTCCAACTCGAACCGCAGCTGCAGGCCTCACACATGAACGCGACAAATAGTGGAGGCGCCCGTAGCGGCACGGTCACGAGTACCATGCCCGTCACCATGACCTTGGGAGGACGGTGCGTGTTGACTCCGGAGAATTATCAAGACTTTAGGGTCATGATGCGGACGAAAACACAGTCCCAGGAAATGAATATCGCCCCCAACGGTAACTTCGATTGGCCCGACGTTTCGGCTCTCCTGTGCTGCCCCGTCTGCGGCCGCAAGGCGCCCATTCCTCAGCCTGGTGAACGCGTGCCGCACGAATACTGGATGGTGTTTTATCCGCTCTTGCAAATTACCGTATTGAAAGGCTCTCAGCTGACGCTTGGGACGCGAACCATATGCCGGATGACGTGTCTGGAGTGTATGGATGATTTGTTGGAAGGTTTAACATTAACAATTCAGCCCGGAAAAACAAAGACAGCTTCCAATAACAGTGGACTGCGTTCGACACGATTGTGCTTTACCCTGCCGGCATTGGACGTCTTGGCCGAAGCCGGTTCGGCatcctttttggaagatgGTCCGCCCCGACCCGACACACACCCACACGTAGACGATATTCTAGATGCCTGGACACTCTATAATCTATGGGAGCATTCAGGTGCTTGGGAAGCCCTACAGAACGATTATAGGCTGGTACTATCTCGATCCATGCAAACGGGTAGCAGAGCCAATAGTACTAATGGCGCTCCTCATGCGGCTGACGTTCGACCAAACAGTCGCCGCATTAGCTCCGAATCTCCACCGCCAAcctttggaagagaaaaagttGCCACCGTTACTCCCGAACCCCGTTTGAAAGAACGCATGGGCAAACCTTGTGGTAACCGTGCGTGCAGTAAGGTGCACGGTCAACGGGACGCACAGGATGGCGAGATCGTCCGTCTCGCTATCAAGTGCCGTGACTGTCTTGGCGAATTCTACTGTAGCAAATCCTGTCGCGCCGTATACAAGTCATTGCACGCCGAAGAGTGTGtccgaaaacaaaaagacagGGAGGAACGAAGACAACGCAAAGCTAAGAAGGTCGAGTGTGATACATGTCGCGCAAAGTTTCCGTATACAAAGATGAAAAAGTGCAGTCGGTGTCGGCAAGTGACATATTGTTCGGTGGAATGCCAAAAGTCGGATTGGAACAACCGACATCGATTTCAATGTCAAAGTACAGCGCGGTAG
- the VTE1 gene encoding tocopherol cyclase (Probable tocopherol cyclase, chloroplast precursor; involved in tocopherol synthesis; used in oxidative stress response; possible signal peptide) produces FYLPGANSQAFADNDPVKLKVNKLTSTKTLMPIDYYRLPFCIPEGGAKMDNENLGEFLSGDRIESSPYVLQMKNDMYCEQLCIANLGRGEQRGVQPNKFVKAIRKNYHNNWIVDNLSSASKAENDKEVTTRYWQGFPVGFIGNDGQAYVNNHVNIEIMYHPSDTETDKYRIVRFVVEPFSIKHDSEPVVDDTNDVDDTHTHTTYDMITQSGREPQRASGQVLFTYDVKWELNTEVKWASRWDIYLNMDDAVPAKVHWLSIANSLVIVFVLSAMIAAILIRNLRRDISRYNRLATDEEKAEDLEEYGWKLVHADVFRPPTFSPLLLAVACGTGAQLLAMTFLTIAFSAMGFMSPARRGHLLMAELLLFVCMGGLAGYVTARLYKTFKGKSWQKATTLTAVGFPGICFGVFIIMNVIALAKQSTDAVPFVTMLILVVLWFGISTPLVFFGAYFGYKHEAIEFPVNTSSIPRQIPDQPWFMGIPFTMAIGGILPFGSCFVELYYILASVWMDYYYYVFGFLFLVFLILIITCAEITLLFTYFQLCSEDYHWWWRSFANAGSTSAYVFLYSIFYFQQLEANLLATYVLYFGYMALSCLGLFCMMGFVGMSTSLWFNKVIFSSIKID; encoded by the exons TTCTACCTTCCCGGTGCCAATTCTCAAGCCTTCGCGGATAATGACCC CGTCAAGCTCAAGGTGAATAAGCTAACTTCGACGAAAACGCTCATGCCCATTGACTACTACCGCCTGCCCTTTTGCATTCCGGAGGGAGGAGCCAAGATGGACAATGAGAATCTAGGAGAGTTCCTCTCCGGAGATCGCATTGAGTCCTCGCCGTATGTTCTCCAAATGAAGAACGACATGTACTGTGAACAGCTCTGTATCGCCAACCTTGGACGGGGCGAACAACGCGGCGTTCAGCCCAACAAGTTCGTCAAGGCCATCCGCAAAAACTACCACAATAACTGGATCGTCGACAACCTCAGTTCCGCCAGTAAAGCCGAAAACGATAAAGAAGTGACTACGAGATACTGGCAGGGCTTTCCCGTTGGCTTTATTGGCAATGATGGCCAAGCCTACGTGAACAACCACGTCAATATTGAAATCATGTACCATCCATCGGATACGGAAACGGACAAGTACCGCATCGTGCGATTCGTGGTGGAACCCTTTTCCATCAAGCATGATTCCGAACCGGTAGTGGACGATACAAACGATGTTGACGACACACAC ACTCACACCACCTACGATATGATTACCCAGTCGGGTCGGGAACCCCAACGCGCTTCTGGTCAAGTCCTCTTTACCTACGATGTTAAATGGGAACTCAATACCGAGGTCAAATGGGCATCGCGTTGGGATATTTACCTCAACATGGACGACGCTGTTCCCGCCAAAGTACACTGGCTGAGTATTGCAAATTCTCTTGTCATTGTCTTTGTGCTCAGCGCCATGATTGCTGCTATTTTGATCCGCAACTTGCGACGAGACATTTCTCGGTACAATCGTCTCGCGACGGACGAAGAGAAAGCGGaggatttggaagaataCGGCTGGAAGTTGGTGCACGCCGACGTTTTTCGGCCACCCACATTCTCGCCGCTATTGTTGGCGGTTGCTTGCGGCACTGGAGCTCAACTGCTCGCCATGACCTTTTTGACGATTGCGTTTTCTGCGATGGGATTTATGAGCCCAGCGAGACGCGGACACTTACTCATGGCGGAATTGCTGTTGTTTGTCTGCATGGGTGGTTTGGCGGGATACGTTACGGCGCGCTTATACAAAACCTTCAAGGGCAAATCCTGGCAAAAGGCGACGACTCTCACGGCCGTTGGCTTTCCCGGAATATGCTTTGGTGTATTCATAATCATGAATGTAATTGCTCTTGCGAAGCAGTCTACCGACGCTGTACCCTTTGTGACCATGTTGATTCTCGTGGTCTTGTGGTTCGGTATTTCTACACcgctcgtcttcttcggcgcCTATTTTGGTTACAAGCACGAGGCTATTGAGTTTCCCGTCAATACCAGCTCGATCCCCCGACAGATTCCCGATCAACCCTGGTTTATGGGTATTCCATTTACAATGGCGATTGGTGGTATCTTGCCTTTTGGTTCGTGCTTTGTCGAGCTCTACTACATTCTTGCCTCAGTGTGGATGgactactactactacgtCTTTGGCTTTCTGTTCCTGGTCTTTTTGATTCTCATCATTACCTGCGCCGAAATTACTCTCCTCTTCACCTACTTCCAGCTCTGCAGTGAAGATTACCACTGGTGGTGGCGCTCGTTCGCAAATGCCGGATCGACTTCGGCGTACGTCTTTTTATATTCCATCTTCTACTTTCAGCAGCTCGAGGCCAACTTGTTGGCAACTTACGTACTCTACTTTGGTTACATGGCACTGTCCTGTTTGGGACTATTCTGTATGATGGGTTTTGTGGGAATGTCGACCTCACTGTGGTTTAACAAGGTCATTTTTTCGTCCATCAAAATCGACTAG
- a CDS encoding predicted protein, whose amino-acid sequence MCRESLAATDAENNGTSNTVAMDDVGFVLLAGGTGSRMKATMPKQFLELRGVPVLHHSLDLFLERLPEHLKAQNKAPPPYVVLVMDPIYQEEYQAIVNRYDGRLVFANPGVERQGSVENGLNKLVEVSNGNCKYIAIHDSARPLVTIPELCKVVHDAKEYGAAVLGVPCKATIKETEDGSTVLRTLPRARLWEVHTPQVIKIETLQRGFVKVARENLEVTDDVSIVEALGEPVKLTLGEYTNLKITTPEDMDVAEAILEERKDSPVSLIVA is encoded by the coding sequence ATGTGCAGAGAATCCTTGGCTGCCACTGATGCCGAAAATAATGGCACTTCAAATACAGTTGCTATGGATGATGTGGGTTTTGTTTTGCTAGCCGGTGGTACGGGCTCGCGAATGAAAGCCACTATGCCCAAACAGTTTCTGGAACTCCGAGGTGTTCCTGTCTTGCATCATAGCCTCGACTTGTTCTTGGAGCGTCTACCGGAGCATTTGAAAGCCCAAAACAAAGCGCCGCCACCGTACGTGGTACTAGTCATGGACCCAATCTATCAAGAGGAGTATCAAGCTATAGTAAATCGATACGATGGCCGTCTTGTGTTTGCCAATCCCGGTGTCGAACGACAGGGATCCGTAGAAAACGGACTCAACAAATTGGTGGAGGTTTCCAATGGCAACTGTAAGTACATAGCGATTCATGACTCGGCTCGACCGCTAGTTACCATTCCAGAGCTGTGTAAGGTTGTCCACGATGCCAAAGAGTACGGCGCAGCCGTCTTGGGAGTTCCGTGCAAAGCTACGATTaaagaaacggaagacgGTTCTACGGTTCTGCGAACACTTCCACGAGCTCGCTTGTGGGAAGTGCATACACCACAAGTCATTAAAATCGAAACGCTGCAGCGCGGATTTGTCAAAGTGGCGAGAGAAAATTTGGAAGTAACGGATGACGTGAGCATTGTGGAAGCTTTGGGAGAACCGGTCAAATTAACGCTTGGCGAATATACCAATCTAAAAATCACCACGCCCGAAGATATGGACGTTGCGGAAGCcattttggaagaaagaaaggacTCCCCCGTGAGCTTGATAGTGGCTTAG